A single window of Amphiura filiformis chromosome 17, Afil_fr2py, whole genome shotgun sequence DNA harbors:
- the LOC140136956 gene encoding uncharacterized protein isoform X2: MKWLLFLVWLGSCVCLIWNKTVMGQCDGALGMENGMIKDSQLSASTEEHYLNGARNARLNKIAFAWLPVANDRTPHIQVDFGNRVNITKVATQGQLFYDGQLRIETLYTATFHMMSSFDGMTWNTITDSRKFKIFTGNDDAQSIKEQIFSRPVTLRFLRILPQTCSSDGCALRFELYGCKALPTTTPPLMTTSGSPANAGNTSPLTSAAPPTTTPPQMPSSGSPANAGNTSPAISAAPPTTAPPQMTTSGLPANTGNTSSPISTALPTTAPPQMTTSGSPTDTNNASSAISAGSIAGAIGVLLVIAIIVNCWIKRQKSRPTGDTCMAPHKVTIIGTNPNQTYVNRDTMRYDIPKHVVQNGTIGCDIPKHVPQNGTMRYDIPKHVLQNSTMGCDIPKHVPQNGTLGYDIPTHVLQNSKQEIHTKHSTGTLGIYEGVPAGNSKSLQFEGPCDLTIGGTARSAPGHRSADESDYSPVFDVGTKQDNSNDKMGHGDANVAGVYDKPTNNRTISEGADIYDRPTNNRTISEGIYQDINDRKPSEGEYQDIHEIKTSEGVYEDPDIHNTDIKETFPIEEMKGVELINIYESPSGCSGHINAGKDKTDAVIYHVYQDIDGNTNGSNSNSNKGGQRLSKSSIGKLGNEFFVK, from the exons ATGAAGTGGCTATTATTTCTCGTATGGCTTGGAAGTTGTGTTTGTCTGATTTGGAATAAGACAGTAATGG GACAATGCGATGGCGCATTGGGAATGGAAAATGGTATGATAAAAGACAGCCAACTGTCAGCCTCCACAGAAGAACACTATTTGAATGGTGCAAGAAATGCCCGATTAAATAAAATCGCATTTGCATGGCTTCCTGTGGCAAACGATCGAACCCCGCACATTCAAGTTGATTTTGGCAATCGAGTCAACATAACGAAGGTAGCCACTCAAGGACAACTATTCTATGACGGTCAGTTACGTATTGAAACATTATACACTGCAACATTTCATATGATGTCCAGCTTTGATGGAATGACATGGAATACCATCACAGATAGCAGAAAATTCAAA ATTTTTACAGGAAATGATGATGCGCAGAGCATAAAGGAGCAAATATTTTCACGTCCAGTCACACTCCGGTTCTTGCGAATCCTTCCACAAACATGTTCGTCAGACGGGTGTGCTCTCCGATTTGAACTCTATGGATGTAAAG CTCTACCAACCACAACACCGCCACTTATGACCACATCTGGTTCACCTGCTAATGCCGGTAACACTTCACCTCTCACATCGGCAG CTCCACCAACCACAACACCCCCGCAAATGCCATCGTCTGGTTCACCCGCTAATGCCGGTAACACTTCCCCTGCCATATCGGCAG cTCCACCTACCACAGCACCGCCACAAATGACCACATCTGGCTTACCTGCAAACACCGGTAACACTTCATCTCCAATATCAACAG CTCTACCAACCACAGCACCGCCGCAAATGACCACATCTGGTTCACCTACTGATACCAATAACGCCTCCTCCGCTATATCGGCAG GATCTATTGCTGGTGCTATCGGAGTGCTTTTGGTCATTGCCATAATTGTAAATTGTTGGATTAAAAG ACAAAAATCAAGACCGACTGGCGACACGTGTATGGCTCCTCATAAGGTTACCATCATCGGTACCAACCCTAACCAAACATATGTTAATAGGGATACCATGCGATATGATATCCCTAAGCACGTGGTACAAAATGGCACCATAGGATGTGATATCCCTAAACACGTGCCACAAAATGGCACCATGAGATATGATATCCCTAAGCACGTGCTACAAAATAGCACCATGGGATGTGATATCCCTAAACACGTGCCACAAAATGGCACCCTGGGATATGATATCCCTACACATGTGCTACAAAATAGCAAACAGGAGatacatacaaaacattccaCAGGTACATTGGGAATCTATGAAGGCGTCCCTGCTGGCAATTCAAAAAGTTTGCAGTTTGAGGGACCGTGTGATTTGACCATTGGAGGTACTGCACGGTCTGCACCTGGGCATCGTTCTGCAGATGAGTCGGATTACAGTCCTGTATTTGATGTTGGGACAAAGCAAGATAATTCTAACGATAAAATGGGGCATGGTGATGCAAATGTGGCTGGCGTTTACGATAAGCCTACAAATAATAGGACAATTTCTGAAGGGGCTGACATTTATGACAGACCTACGAATAATAGAACCATTTCTGAAGGAATATATCAAGATATCAATGACAGGAAACCTTCGGAAGGAGAATACCAAGATATTCATGAAATAAAAACGTCCGAAGGTGTGTATGAAGACCCAGACATCCACAACACTGACATCAAGGAAACATTTCCTATAGAAGAGATGAAAGGTGTTGAATTAATCAACATCTATGAGTCACCTTCTGGATGCTCTGGACATATCAATGCAGGCAAAGATAAAACAGATGCTGTGATTTACCATGTTTATCAGGATATTGATGGCAATACTAATGGATCAAATAGTAATAGCAACAAAGGTGGGCAAAGACTATCGAAAAGCTCCATAGGAAAGTTGGGAAATGAATTCTTTGTAAAGTGA
- the LOC140136956 gene encoding uncharacterized protein isoform X3, whose amino-acid sequence MKWLLFLVWLGSCVCLIWNKTVMGQCDGALGMENGMIKDSQLSASTEEHYLNGARNARLNKIAFAWLPVANDRTPHIQVDFGNRVNITKVATQGQLFYDGQLRIETLYTATFHMMSSFDGMTWNTITDSRKFKIFTGNDDAQSIKEQIFSRPVTLRFLRILPQTCSSDGCALRFELYGCKALPTTTPPLMTTSGSPANAGNTSPLTSAAPPTTAPPQMTTSGLPANTGNTSSPISTALPTTAPPQMTTSGSPTDTNNASSAISAGSIAGAIGVLLVIAIIVNCWIKRQKSRPTGDTCMAPHKVTIIGTNPNQTYVNRDTMRYDIPKHVVQNGTIGCDIPKHVPQNGTMRYDIPKHVLQNSTMGCDIPKHVPQNGTLGYDIPTHVLQNSKQEIHTKHSTGTLGIYEGVPAGNSKSLQFEGPCDLTIGGTARSAPGHRSADESDYSPVFDVGTKQDNSNDKMGHGDANVAGVYDKPTNNRTISEGADIYDRPTNNRTISEGIYQDINDRKPSEGEYQDIHEIKTSEGVYEDPDIHNTDIKETFPIEEMKGVELINIYESPSGCSGHINAGKDKTDAVIYHVYQDIDGNTNGSNSNSNKGGQRLSKSSIGKLGNEFFVK is encoded by the exons ATGAAGTGGCTATTATTTCTCGTATGGCTTGGAAGTTGTGTTTGTCTGATTTGGAATAAGACAGTAATGG GACAATGCGATGGCGCATTGGGAATGGAAAATGGTATGATAAAAGACAGCCAACTGTCAGCCTCCACAGAAGAACACTATTTGAATGGTGCAAGAAATGCCCGATTAAATAAAATCGCATTTGCATGGCTTCCTGTGGCAAACGATCGAACCCCGCACATTCAAGTTGATTTTGGCAATCGAGTCAACATAACGAAGGTAGCCACTCAAGGACAACTATTCTATGACGGTCAGTTACGTATTGAAACATTATACACTGCAACATTTCATATGATGTCCAGCTTTGATGGAATGACATGGAATACCATCACAGATAGCAGAAAATTCAAA ATTTTTACAGGAAATGATGATGCGCAGAGCATAAAGGAGCAAATATTTTCACGTCCAGTCACACTCCGGTTCTTGCGAATCCTTCCACAAACATGTTCGTCAGACGGGTGTGCTCTCCGATTTGAACTCTATGGATGTAAAG CTCTACCAACCACAACACCGCCACTTATGACCACATCTGGTTCACCTGCTAATGCCGGTAACACTTCACCTCTCACATCGGCAG cTCCACCTACCACAGCACCGCCACAAATGACCACATCTGGCTTACCTGCAAACACCGGTAACACTTCATCTCCAATATCAACAG CTCTACCAACCACAGCACCGCCGCAAATGACCACATCTGGTTCACCTACTGATACCAATAACGCCTCCTCCGCTATATCGGCAG GATCTATTGCTGGTGCTATCGGAGTGCTTTTGGTCATTGCCATAATTGTAAATTGTTGGATTAAAAG ACAAAAATCAAGACCGACTGGCGACACGTGTATGGCTCCTCATAAGGTTACCATCATCGGTACCAACCCTAACCAAACATATGTTAATAGGGATACCATGCGATATGATATCCCTAAGCACGTGGTACAAAATGGCACCATAGGATGTGATATCCCTAAACACGTGCCACAAAATGGCACCATGAGATATGATATCCCTAAGCACGTGCTACAAAATAGCACCATGGGATGTGATATCCCTAAACACGTGCCACAAAATGGCACCCTGGGATATGATATCCCTACACATGTGCTACAAAATAGCAAACAGGAGatacatacaaaacattccaCAGGTACATTGGGAATCTATGAAGGCGTCCCTGCTGGCAATTCAAAAAGTTTGCAGTTTGAGGGACCGTGTGATTTGACCATTGGAGGTACTGCACGGTCTGCACCTGGGCATCGTTCTGCAGATGAGTCGGATTACAGTCCTGTATTTGATGTTGGGACAAAGCAAGATAATTCTAACGATAAAATGGGGCATGGTGATGCAAATGTGGCTGGCGTTTACGATAAGCCTACAAATAATAGGACAATTTCTGAAGGGGCTGACATTTATGACAGACCTACGAATAATAGAACCATTTCTGAAGGAATATATCAAGATATCAATGACAGGAAACCTTCGGAAGGAGAATACCAAGATATTCATGAAATAAAAACGTCCGAAGGTGTGTATGAAGACCCAGACATCCACAACACTGACATCAAGGAAACATTTCCTATAGAAGAGATGAAAGGTGTTGAATTAATCAACATCTATGAGTCACCTTCTGGATGCTCTGGACATATCAATGCAGGCAAAGATAAAACAGATGCTGTGATTTACCATGTTTATCAGGATATTGATGGCAATACTAATGGATCAAATAGTAATAGCAACAAAGGTGGGCAAAGACTATCGAAAAGCTCCATAGGAAAGTTGGGAAATGAATTCTTTGTAAAGTGA
- the LOC140136956 gene encoding uncharacterized protein isoform X1 yields the protein MKWLLFLVWLGSCVCLIWNKTVMGQCDGALGMENGMIKDSQLSASTEEHYLNGARNARLNKIAFAWLPVANDRTPHIQVDFGNRVNITKVATQGQLFYDGQLRIETLYTATFHMMSSFDGMTWNTITDSRKFKIFTGNDDAQSIKEQIFSRPVTLRFLRILPQTCSSDGCALRFELYGCKALPTTTPPLMTTSGSPANAGNTSPLTSAAPPTTTPPQMPSSGSPANAGNTSPAISAAPPTPPPPQITTSGSPAKTGNPSSPISAAPPTTAPPQMTTSGLPANTGNTSSPISTALPTTAPPQMTTSGSPTDTNNASSAISAGSIAGAIGVLLVIAIIVNCWIKRQKSRPTGDTCMAPHKVTIIGTNPNQTYVNRDTMRYDIPKHVVQNGTIGCDIPKHVPQNGTMRYDIPKHVLQNSTMGCDIPKHVPQNGTLGYDIPTHVLQNSKQEIHTKHSTGTLGIYEGVPAGNSKSLQFEGPCDLTIGGTARSAPGHRSADESDYSPVFDVGTKQDNSNDKMGHGDANVAGVYDKPTNNRTISEGADIYDRPTNNRTISEGIYQDINDRKPSEGEYQDIHEIKTSEGVYEDPDIHNTDIKETFPIEEMKGVELINIYESPSGCSGHINAGKDKTDAVIYHVYQDIDGNTNGSNSNSNKGGQRLSKSSIGKLGNEFFVK from the exons ATGAAGTGGCTATTATTTCTCGTATGGCTTGGAAGTTGTGTTTGTCTGATTTGGAATAAGACAGTAATGG GACAATGCGATGGCGCATTGGGAATGGAAAATGGTATGATAAAAGACAGCCAACTGTCAGCCTCCACAGAAGAACACTATTTGAATGGTGCAAGAAATGCCCGATTAAATAAAATCGCATTTGCATGGCTTCCTGTGGCAAACGATCGAACCCCGCACATTCAAGTTGATTTTGGCAATCGAGTCAACATAACGAAGGTAGCCACTCAAGGACAACTATTCTATGACGGTCAGTTACGTATTGAAACATTATACACTGCAACATTTCATATGATGTCCAGCTTTGATGGAATGACATGGAATACCATCACAGATAGCAGAAAATTCAAA ATTTTTACAGGAAATGATGATGCGCAGAGCATAAAGGAGCAAATATTTTCACGTCCAGTCACACTCCGGTTCTTGCGAATCCTTCCACAAACATGTTCGTCAGACGGGTGTGCTCTCCGATTTGAACTCTATGGATGTAAAG CTCTACCAACCACAACACCGCCACTTATGACCACATCTGGTTCACCTGCTAATGCCGGTAACACTTCACCTCTCACATCGGCAG CTCCACCAACCACAACACCCCCGCAAATGCCATCGTCTGGTTCACCCGCTAATGCCGGTAACACTTCCCCTGCCATATCGGCAG CTCCACCAACCCCACCACCGCCACAAATTACAACATCTGGTTCACCTGCTAAAACCGGTAACCCTTCATCTCCCATATCAGCAG cTCCACCTACCACAGCACCGCCACAAATGACCACATCTGGCTTACCTGCAAACACCGGTAACACTTCATCTCCAATATCAACAG CTCTACCAACCACAGCACCGCCGCAAATGACCACATCTGGTTCACCTACTGATACCAATAACGCCTCCTCCGCTATATCGGCAG GATCTATTGCTGGTGCTATCGGAGTGCTTTTGGTCATTGCCATAATTGTAAATTGTTGGATTAAAAG ACAAAAATCAAGACCGACTGGCGACACGTGTATGGCTCCTCATAAGGTTACCATCATCGGTACCAACCCTAACCAAACATATGTTAATAGGGATACCATGCGATATGATATCCCTAAGCACGTGGTACAAAATGGCACCATAGGATGTGATATCCCTAAACACGTGCCACAAAATGGCACCATGAGATATGATATCCCTAAGCACGTGCTACAAAATAGCACCATGGGATGTGATATCCCTAAACACGTGCCACAAAATGGCACCCTGGGATATGATATCCCTACACATGTGCTACAAAATAGCAAACAGGAGatacatacaaaacattccaCAGGTACATTGGGAATCTATGAAGGCGTCCCTGCTGGCAATTCAAAAAGTTTGCAGTTTGAGGGACCGTGTGATTTGACCATTGGAGGTACTGCACGGTCTGCACCTGGGCATCGTTCTGCAGATGAGTCGGATTACAGTCCTGTATTTGATGTTGGGACAAAGCAAGATAATTCTAACGATAAAATGGGGCATGGTGATGCAAATGTGGCTGGCGTTTACGATAAGCCTACAAATAATAGGACAATTTCTGAAGGGGCTGACATTTATGACAGACCTACGAATAATAGAACCATTTCTGAAGGAATATATCAAGATATCAATGACAGGAAACCTTCGGAAGGAGAATACCAAGATATTCATGAAATAAAAACGTCCGAAGGTGTGTATGAAGACCCAGACATCCACAACACTGACATCAAGGAAACATTTCCTATAGAAGAGATGAAAGGTGTTGAATTAATCAACATCTATGAGTCACCTTCTGGATGCTCTGGACATATCAATGCAGGCAAAGATAAAACAGATGCTGTGATTTACCATGTTTATCAGGATATTGATGGCAATACTAATGGATCAAATAGTAATAGCAACAAAGGTGGGCAAAGACTATCGAAAAGCTCCATAGGAAAGTTGGGAAATGAATTCTTTGTAAAGTGA